CATCGCTGGGCAAGATTTTGGCGAAGTATATATAACAGAAGAGTGATTTTAAGTGTAAATTTTATGACTAATCAATTACCAGAAGTAGCGATCGCCATTCTCTACCAAGACAATAAGTATCTCATGCAACTGCGCGACAATATCCCCACGATTGCGGCGGCTGGTTGCTGGGCTTTTTTTGGCGGACATATCGAACCCGGTGAAACACCAGCCGTCGCCGTCCAACGGGAAATTCTCGAAGAAATTGGTTATAACTTACCAACATTCGCTGAATTTGGCTGCTATCCCGATGAAAAAGTCATCCGCCATGTTTTTCAAGCACCTTTGTTGGTAGACATCAATCAACTAGTGCTGAATGAAGGCTGGGACATGGGACTGTTAACAGCCGAAGACATCCGCCGTGGTAATTGTTACTCAGCCGTAGCCGAGGAAGTTAGACCATTGGGGACAATGCACCAAAAAATTATGCTGGATTTTATTAGTAAGCGAGAGAGTGGGGAGTAGCTGACAGGTGTAGGTTTTTTTTACATTTCACCCCTACACCCAATCCCCACAGACAATTTTTGTGCGTAAGTCCTGAGCTATTTTAGCTAATAGCAGATTCAGTTCCTGCTAACAATGCTTTAGTTGCAGACTCTCCTGCTTTTTTCAACTTGCGCGTTAGTTGAGATATTAAAAATGTTGCGATCGCAAAATGTCCTAAGATTGCCAGAAAATAAGCCAATGGTAATCCATCTCCGCTTCTTGATGAGGATAAAGCAATGAGTGGTGCAGCAATGGAAAATAGCCAAACTACAGGGTAGTTGTCAGGTCTATTAAAGAATATTCCTAAAAAAATGGGTGGGAGTATAATCACAGACATTAACACTCCTGCTGCCCATAATTGGCGCTGTTCATTTTTCATGAAGAGAATTAACTGAGTTAAGGCTGCATAGATCACAGCTAAACTCCCTGCAAACAGCAGCGCCATCCAAGTATTCATTTTATCTTCGATACTGACTTGGGAAATCAAAGCAAAGCAGCTTAAGCAAGTCACAGACATGATGGCATTAATAGCGATCGCTAAAATTCCTGGGCTTTTCTCACCCCAAATTAAATCATCAGTTAAACTAGTTTTACCTAATTCTTTGGGTTGCGTAATATGTCTGTATCTAGCCCAATCTTGCAGTGTTTGACGACCAGGAATAATCGCAGCAATTAAATATAAAAATAGCCCCAAATTCAAAATCATTAAAAGTCCGATGTTTTCTTGAAGTACATAACTATAACTTCTAGATGGGCCATCAAATATTAACTCTCGCCAATCAGCGCATCCTAAAATGATGAGATTAAAAACAGCAGTTAGTAAATAACTCTGCTTTTTGCTCAACATAGTTACATTAGGATCACGAAAGCAACGCTGTAAAGATTGCCAAAAAAAGTATGCACCGATAAAATAAACTGCTACTGCAAAGACAGCCGTAGTAATAAAACTTTCTCCTATGGAGAAAATGAACCAAGAAAAAGATTTGAAATTGGGAATAGCAAAACTAAATTTTCTGTCTATTTCAATGTCAAAATATGGCATTAAAAAATATGGGTTAAGTAGCCCAAAAAAATTAACTGGATTATTAGTAGGGAAATTAGACGTGAAAGTTTGTTTGGTAAATATGAGGTATCCTAATAATGCGCCACTGCCTAACCAAGGCTGAAAACCCCCTAACCAAGAACCCACCAAACCAAATATTAATGCAGCACTGTAGTATAAAAAACTAGCCCCAATGACTACTGCATCAAAACTGATAATTTCCATCACATGAATTTTGGCATTCAAACCCATCCAGAAATGCAAAGGTAATGCTAATACTACAGCCACATAAAGTAAAGCGGGAACACCAAGCATTTTTCCCAATAAAATACTCTGTGGTGATTGGGGACTCAGGCGGATAAAATTTAGGGTATCGCGTCTTTGTTCGGTAGCTAAGTCATTAATTAGTAGATAACTACCTGCTGCTAATAAACCAAAGCTCACAATAATATTTAACCAAGTAAAGACATCCCAAGACCACAATTGCCAATTGATAATCGCATTACCAAAACCATCAGCAAGACATCCAGGTAAGTCATATTTTGTTGTACCAGTGCAGTATCTATTAGTCAGATTTTGTACTGCATCATAGCGTGTAGGTAACTGGGCTTGAAAGGATATAAATAAGATAAATTGACCCAGCAATGATAATGCAGATGTTAATAAAATATTTCGGGGTTTTAGCCGTCCTTTAAGTTCCCGAAATAACTGCGGATTCCCGTTTCCTAAGTAATTTATTAAGGCTTCTATCATGAATATTTCTCCTCAGTAACTAGTTAATTATCTATCTGAATCTGGTTTGATTTCTGAATGTACTTATGTAGGAAAAGAGTAGGAAATAGGGAGTAGGAAAGAAGCTTTGTATAAGTCCAGTTATTTTTTACCTAATCAAAGATTAGCCCTACATAGCAATCATAAATGCTATACAAATATTCCTCTACCTTGTCTCCCCTGTCTCCCTTGTCTACTTTTTCAAATAAGTTCCTTGCTGATTAATTACCGTCCGGCTAATAATGCTTTCGTTGCAGATTCCCCAACTAACTTCACCTGATTGGCCAAATTTACATTTAACAAAGCTAAAACAGTGAACTCAGCTAAAAGCGACATAAAAGTTGTTGTTGTAGCTGAGTATTCCAAAGCAGCCCAAGGAAAATTAGAAAATAACCAAAACATAGTATTAGTTTCAGGTCTGATTTCTAATAGAGCCAAAATTATTGGTGGCACAAACATTAATATCCCTAGAATAATGCTAGACAAAAACACCCGCTTGGAAGTTTTTAACAATAGGATGCTTTGTAATATGGTGGCATAAATCATCGTTATAGCAATGAACATCGCCACTCCTAAAATAGCTTTCAGCCTGCCAATTCGGTTCACCCAATCAATAGCATTGTAATGATGGATATTCAAAGCTGGAGCGAGTAAAATCCATACTATTAAGGGGATAGTTATGATTATTAAACTCAACCCAACTGAAACTATTACAGGACTTTTATCCTGCCAAATTAAATCACGCCATACAGATTTATTACTAAAAGCATCGCTACTAGATGTTTGTTGATGACGATATCTTGCCCAATCTTGTACTTGTTGTCTACAAGGAGACAAAATCATAAACAAACAAGTTAGTAAAACGAAGTTAAGAAATATAAGCCAGAAGAAGTTTTGACCTATTTGATAATTCAAGTCATAGTAGCAATTTATTGGTTCATTATTTCGGTAAGCAAGGCAGTAATTTTTGGTATATTGCAGGGTAAATCCCCAAAAAATTACTTGATAGCCAGCTACCAATAAGTAACTTTGTCCTTTACTAAGTAAGGTAGCATTAGGATTACGAAACCGCCTTCCAAGTGCTTGCCAAATCCAATAGCAGCCAACACCATAATTGAGTAGGTGTAACCCTGTAAATGTGAAAACATTTTTTCCTAATGGTAGGTAAAAAAATTGAGTTTCTGCTAACAATGATGGGTTGCTGTTCTTCAAAAGATTTGGGAACATATATTTCAGCATATCGAACGGGGTTAGTAGCCTCAGCCAAGCTGCTGTGGTGTGTAAATCTTCGCTACTAAATGCAAATTGCATTGCATTTAGCAAAAATATGAAAACTGCACCACTAGCCAACCAAGGCTGAAAACCACTCAATCGATTACTCATTAAACTGAATAATAATGTGGCGCTGTAGAAGAAGAAGCAACTAGCAGCTAAGACGATATAAAAGCTAACAATATAACTGATGTTAACTTGGGCAGAAATTCCTGACCAAATATGCAAAGGAACCGCCAGCAAAATTACTAAGTAAATAACAATTGGCACTCCTAGCATTTTGCCAGTTAAAATGCTAGTTTCTGGCTGGGGACTGAGGCGGATGAAATTCAGCGTACCGCGCTTTTCTTCTTGAGCAAGATTGTTGACTAGTAAATATGTCCCAGCAACTAATAGTGTGTAGATAAAAACTATGCAGAGTGTGATAAATATATATTCCCAGTGGTCACGCCACCACATTTGAAAGTTAATTTCGGAAATGGGACATGGCTGCTGATATAGGGTATATTCTAACTGTTTTTGCTGTGCTTTGAGGGATTGTAATTTATCTTGGGATTCCAGTAGTTTTGAGAGATCATAGTTTTGCTTAGTGCTGTAAAAATTGACTTGCTTTTGAGTCTGATCTATGAGTTTATAACCTGAGTCAATTTGCTTTTGATAAACCTTGCCCAGATTACAATAAAAGTTATTCATGGGATATTTATTATTAGGATATTCTCTAAGATGATAGATAAACAATCCTAACTGAGCGATTAGTGAGATAGCGAAGGCAAATATTACGTTAAAAACTTTAAGACGACCTTTAAGTTCTCGTAAAAGCTGAGGATTCCAATCGCCAATTTTATCCAA
Above is a genomic segment from Aulosira sp. FACHB-615 containing:
- a CDS encoding ABC transporter permease subunit — its product is MYLNFLDKIGDWNPQLLRELKGRLKVFNVIFAFAISLIAQLGLFIYHLREYPNNKYPMNNFYCNLGKVYQKQIDSGYKLIDQTQKQVNFYSTKQNYDLSKLLESQDKLQSLKAQQKQLEYTLYQQPCPISEINFQMWWRDHWEYIFITLCIVFIYTLLVAGTYLLVNNLAQEEKRGTLNFIRLSPQPETSILTGKMLGVPIVIYLVILLAVPLHIWSGISAQVNISYIVSFYIVLAASCFFFYSATLLFSLMSNRLSGFQPWLASGAVFIFLLNAMQFAFSSEDLHTTAAWLRLLTPFDMLKYMFPNLLKNSNPSLLAETQFFYLPLGKNVFTFTGLHLLNYGVGCYWIWQALGRRFRNPNATLLSKGQSYLLVAGYQVIFWGFTLQYTKNYCLAYRNNEPINCYYDLNYQIGQNFFWLIFLNFVLLTCLFMILSPCRQQVQDWARYRHQQTSSSDAFSNKSVWRDLIWQDKSPVIVSVGLSLIIITIPLIVWILLAPALNIHHYNAIDWVNRIGRLKAILGVAMFIAITMIYATILQSILLLKTSKRVFLSSIILGILMFVPPIILALLEIRPETNTMFWLFSNFPWAALEYSATTTTFMSLLAEFTVLALLNVNLANQVKLVGESATKALLAGR
- a CDS encoding NUDIX hydrolase; its protein translation is MTNQLPEVAIAILYQDNKYLMQLRDNIPTIAAAGCWAFFGGHIEPGETPAVAVQREILEEIGYNLPTFAEFGCYPDEKVIRHVFQAPLLVDINQLVLNEGWDMGLLTAEDIRRGNCYSAVAEEVRPLGTMHQKIMLDFISKRESGE